One Cohnella candidum genomic region harbors:
- a CDS encoding Ig-like domain-containing protein: MRKKAAGLALLAALSVGLFATSVPGASADSQRQQIEQDDPRIQYNGTFTPVSGSEFSSGNMKQSLTGGTISFRFVGNYLKLGLAAKYSAPMEPKVQIIVDGNPTTVDLANGGVIPFELDNLGDRVENEKGEMVYVPHQVFIAPANVTGYKDVVALDYIVYDNYSPSANPDHRTTRQATPVSGKVTGTDPNQDALTFSKSAGPVNGTAAVNADGSWTYAPAAGFTGTDSFGVTASDPFGLSAQTTVTVDVANIAPIAAVPFVEAETGQGEAVAGQAGVVDAGGDALIYAKLKSPLYGTVDVDEDGSWTYTPQAGYSGVDYFSVKAVDPSGDIAEQLFVVTVHPSDSGGTVTPLTGEDIEDGTIGLADLADDVTKRLSGGTVLTVVQDQPFDVAVAGHDSLQNGAESDGVTVTNTDGSDGYIRLSGTLTVPGIRTVTIDGASFVFDVTEAPADSPISVTFDE, encoded by the coding sequence TTGAGGAAGAAAGCGGCAGGACTCGCGCTGCTGGCGGCTTTGTCTGTCGGACTGTTCGCCACGTCCGTTCCTGGCGCGAGCGCGGACTCGCAGCGGCAGCAAATCGAACAAGATGACCCGAGAATCCAATATAACGGGACATTCACGCCGGTGAGCGGTTCGGAGTTCTCGAGCGGGAACATGAAGCAGTCCTTGACCGGCGGTACCATCTCGTTTCGGTTTGTCGGCAATTATCTGAAATTGGGGTTGGCGGCGAAATACAGCGCACCGATGGAGCCCAAGGTGCAAATTATCGTCGACGGGAATCCGACCACGGTGGACCTGGCCAATGGCGGCGTCATTCCATTCGAACTGGACAACCTGGGCGATAGGGTCGAAAACGAAAAAGGCGAAATGGTATATGTCCCTCATCAAGTTTTCATTGCGCCGGCGAACGTGACAGGATATAAGGACGTTGTCGCTCTGGACTATATCGTTTATGACAATTACTCCCCTTCGGCGAATCCGGATCATAGAACGACCAGGCAGGCAACGCCGGTCAGCGGCAAAGTGACGGGGACAGACCCGAATCAAGACGCGTTGACGTTCAGCAAATCCGCGGGCCCAGTGAACGGAACGGCCGCGGTGAACGCCGACGGCAGCTGGACGTACGCGCCCGCGGCAGGTTTTACGGGTACGGACAGCTTTGGCGTCACGGCCTCGGATCCGTTTGGTTTGTCCGCGCAGACGACCGTGACCGTGGACGTTGCCAACATCGCGCCTATCGCCGCCGTGCCTTTCGTGGAAGCCGAAACGGGTCAAGGCGAGGCGGTTGCCGGCCAGGCGGGGGTCGTCGATGCCGGTGGAGACGCCTTAATTTATGCGAAGCTGAAAAGCCCCCTGTACGGCACGGTGGACGTCGACGAGGACGGCAGTTGGACCTATACTCCGCAAGCCGGATATTCGGGCGTCGATTATTTCTCCGTCAAAGCAGTCGACCCGTCCGGCGACATCGCCGAGCAGCTGTTCGTCGTGACGGTCCATCCATCTGACAGCGGCGGCACCGTAACGCCCCTTACCGGCGAAGATATCGAGGACGGCACGATCGGCCTGGCAGATCTCGCCGACGACGTCACGAAACGGCTTAGCGGCGGTACGGTGCTGACCGTCGTCCAAGATCAGCCGTTCGATGTCGCCGTCGCCGGCCACGATTCTTTGCAAAACGGTGCCGAATCGGACGGCGTAACGGTAACCAACACGGACGGGAGCGACGGCTATATCCGCCTCAGCGGCACGTTGACCGTGCCCGGCATCCGTACGGTGACCATTGACGGTGCCTCATTCGTATTCGACGTGACGGAGGCGCCTGCCGATTCGCCGATTTCCGTGACGTTCGATGAGTAG
- a CDS encoding S-layer homology domain-containing protein, producing MRRIVSGALAALLWLMPLALLVEAASGSDIKDGTIERVDLAPAVRDRLAESAVLTVVKGLPFTETIPGLDFLESSYDSSGVTLSNIDSNDGYVQVAGMIAETGLQRIVLDGFPFLFDAVDPPTSGAVSYAISGSGGKEADKLVSNAGDAFKTVTLSVYAPDTSRHYRYRGVELAVFAETPGGSYTAMPGKQKRVITNRTTLEIDLASADDYEAGNTYRLGYRVLYSLVGAHGSEILAGDADNGKEGWRLLEDNGTLFSFTRSAAPALSSDATLSGLSVSEGNLTPAFSSGRKSYSVTVSESVYAVAVTPTVASGKATVTVDGKTVESGAAVDVSLKTDSSVTSIPITVTAEDGTTNEYSITVTRSATDTGSDPPPESSDNAAIAHLSVHPGALTPAFAPDVESYTVHVPYTATEMTIEALPFEPDASVTVNGKAKVDAVQLAVGETPISVEVIAPDGETRMTYRLVVTREGPPSTTNSNDRITVIPSKPGSLPLEFSTAVTERGGLSYLSVDPVKAAAAIDAAPQGTTTFLLSASAVSAGINIPAAVIDAAERKAGADASFVVATPTGTLRLPAGLLSKLADGNNGAAMTVTIRTSDDAAATQVRNAALSDGVRLISSPVQFELAVLDSEGVMHAVEDTNGIYVERTLQLESPAASVTQLSIFMLADDGRLAYVPATFERHSDGSVTAHAYRAGFSTYVAGSKEAAFGDLAGHWSAAAVHGLASKGIVSGRGPSRFQPDGIVTRAEFGSILARALGLQGNPSGPSYADISPTKWYYRDILALTQAGIMRGTNGLLLLDSPLTREEMAAMTARAIHYVKPSQSARQPDHLYAYRDAGAISGWAREAMQEMVSLGVMKGNGQGLLRPSSKATRAEAAVTVLQMLKTLGFADDPASK from the coding sequence ATGCGCCGCATCGTCAGCGGAGCGCTTGCCGCGCTGCTGTGGCTCATGCCGCTTGCCTTGCTGGTGGAGGCTGCTAGCGGATCCGACATTAAGGACGGTACCATCGAGCGAGTCGATCTGGCTCCGGCAGTGCGGGATCGGCTCGCCGAAAGCGCCGTTCTGACGGTCGTCAAAGGCCTGCCTTTTACTGAAACCATTCCGGGTCTTGATTTTCTGGAGTCGTCGTACGATTCTTCCGGCGTAACTTTAAGCAATATCGACTCAAACGACGGTTACGTGCAAGTTGCGGGTATGATCGCCGAGACGGGGTTGCAACGGATCGTGCTCGACGGGTTTCCATTCTTGTTCGATGCCGTCGACCCGCCAACGTCCGGCGCCGTCTCCTACGCAATTAGCGGGAGCGGCGGGAAGGAAGCGGACAAGCTGGTTTCGAATGCCGGTGACGCGTTCAAGACGGTGACGCTCTCCGTGTACGCCCCGGACACGTCGAGGCACTATCGGTACCGCGGCGTGGAACTCGCGGTTTTTGCGGAAACGCCGGGAGGTTCATATACGGCAATGCCCGGAAAACAGAAACGAGTGATCACGAACCGGACAACCTTGGAAATCGATCTAGCGTCCGCTGACGATTACGAGGCAGGCAATACGTACAGGCTTGGCTATCGCGTGCTGTACAGCCTTGTCGGGGCTCACGGCTCCGAGATCCTTGCCGGCGACGCGGACAACGGCAAAGAGGGATGGCGGCTGCTCGAGGACAACGGAACTCTCTTCTCCTTCACCCGATCCGCCGCGCCGGCGTTGTCCTCGGACGCGACGCTGAGCGGTCTCTCCGTCTCGGAAGGGAACCTGACGCCCGCCTTCAGCTCCGGCAGAAAGAGCTATTCGGTTACGGTCTCCGAATCCGTGTACGCCGTAGCCGTGACGCCGACGGTCGCCAGCGGCAAGGCAACGGTAACGGTTGACGGCAAAACTGTAGAATCCGGCGCCGCGGTCGACGTATCCCTCAAAACCGACTCGTCTGTGACCTCCATTCCCATTACCGTTACGGCGGAGGACGGCACGACGAACGAATATTCGATTACGGTGACACGTTCGGCAACGGACACCGGCTCGGATCCGCCGCCGGAATCTTCCGACAATGCGGCGATCGCCCATCTGTCCGTTCATCCCGGCGCCCTGACTCCCGCTTTTGCGCCGGATGTGGAGAGCTATACCGTACATGTGCCTTATACGGCCACGGAGATGACTATCGAAGCCTTGCCGTTCGAGCCGGATGCCTCCGTCACCGTTAACGGAAAGGCCAAGGTAGATGCCGTGCAGCTGGCCGTCGGGGAAACTCCGATCTCCGTTGAAGTTATAGCCCCGGACGGCGAAACGAGGATGACATATCGGCTCGTCGTCACCCGGGAAGGTCCGCCTTCCACGACGAATTCGAATGATCGCATTACAGTTATTCCATCGAAGCCCGGAAGCTTGCCGCTCGAATTCTCGACCGCGGTAACCGAGCGTGGCGGACTGTCGTACTTGTCCGTCGATCCGGTTAAAGCCGCCGCGGCCATCGATGCCGCGCCGCAAGGAACGACAACGTTCCTGCTATCCGCTTCGGCGGTATCCGCCGGCATCAATATTCCGGCTGCCGTCATTGACGCCGCGGAGAGAAAGGCGGGGGCCGATGCATCTTTCGTCGTTGCAACGCCGACCGGGACACTCAGATTGCCTGCCGGTCTGCTCTCCAAGCTGGCTGACGGGAACAACGGCGCCGCTATGACCGTCACCATCCGGACATCCGATGACGCGGCGGCGACGCAGGTTCGGAATGCCGCCCTCTCCGACGGAGTTCGGCTGATCTCGAGCCCGGTCCAATTCGAACTGGCCGTTCTGGACTCCGAAGGGGTTATGCATGCCGTCGAAGATACGAACGGCATTTATGTGGAGCGCACCTTGCAACTGGAAAGCCCGGCTGCTTCGGTCACGCAACTATCCATCTTTATGCTCGCCGATGACGGAAGGCTGGCCTATGTCCCCGCGACATTCGAACGCCATTCCGACGGCAGCGTAACGGCGCATGCGTATCGGGCGGGCTTTAGCACCTATGTGGCGGGCAGCAAAGAGGCGGCGTTCGGGGACCTGGCCGGTCACTGGTCGGCGGCCGCGGTTCACGGTCTTGCTTCTAAAGGCATCGTCTCCGGCCGCGGACCGTCCCGATTCCAGCCGGACGGCATCGTCACCAGAGCCGAATTCGGCTCGATCCTGGCCAGGGCACTGGGTTTGCAAGGCAACCCCTCCGGGCCGTCATATGCCGACATTTCGCCAACCAAATGGTATTACCGAGACATCCTCGCGCTCACACAAGCCGGAATCATGAGAGGCACGAATGGCCTCTTGCTGCTTGACAGTCCGCTGACGCGGGAAGAAATGGCGGCCATGACGGCACGAGCTATTCACTATGTGAAGCCTTCGCAGTCGGCAAGGCAGCCCGATCATCTTTACGCCTATAGGGACGCCGGAGCGATAAGCGGCTGGGCTAGGGAAGCCATGCAGGAGATGGTGTCCCTCGGCGTGATGAAGGGGAACGGGCAGGGTCTTCTCCGCCCGTCCAGCAAGGCGACAAGGGCGGAAGCGGCCGTCACCGTGCTTCAGATGCTGAAGACGCTCGGTTTTGCCGACGATCCCGCATCCAAATGA